A region of Alteromonadaceae bacterium 2753L.S.0a.02 DNA encodes the following proteins:
- a CDS encoding AraC-like DNA-binding protein, whose amino-acid sequence MRPNTPMIQSLVPLQQAMGRAIAARVHCTADWPTPLPNLLFFRRDEASEPCHCLVEPSVVLVVQGTKQMLVGEKVFPYNTSNFLITSLDLPALSQVVEANAQQPCLGLVLKLDIRMLTELTAQIGLPQRGESSASRSVGLGTMTTSLMEPFKRLLDLLDEPPAIDILAPLIKREIHYRLLLSDQAGLLRQIASVDSQGHRISKAIDWLKLNYNQALRVEDLAAQVQMSTPTFHHHFKQLTAMSPLKYQKWLRLNEAKRMMLNDHLDASSAAYEVGYESPSQFSREYARMFGAPPRRDIEQMRRLAGGV is encoded by the coding sequence ATGAGACCGAATACTCCCATGATTCAAAGTCTTGTCCCCCTGCAACAGGCAATGGGGCGGGCGATCGCTGCGCGCGTTCATTGCACGGCAGACTGGCCAACGCCGCTGCCCAATCTGCTCTTCTTCCGTCGCGACGAAGCCTCTGAGCCCTGTCACTGTTTGGTGGAGCCGAGTGTGGTACTGGTGGTTCAAGGCACCAAACAAATGCTTGTTGGTGAGAAGGTTTTTCCGTACAACACTTCCAATTTTTTAATTACATCCCTCGATTTACCGGCACTCTCTCAAGTGGTCGAAGCCAACGCTCAGCAACCTTGTCTTGGTTTGGTATTAAAGCTGGATATTCGCATGCTTACCGAACTCACCGCTCAAATCGGGTTGCCGCAACGGGGCGAGTCCTCCGCGAGCCGCAGTGTGGGCCTGGGTACGATGACCACATCACTTATGGAGCCCTTTAAGCGCTTGCTGGATTTATTGGACGAGCCTCCGGCCATTGACATACTGGCACCACTCATTAAACGCGAAATTCACTATCGCTTGCTGTTGAGTGACCAGGCAGGTTTGTTGCGACAGATCGCTTCAGTCGACAGCCAGGGGCATCGCATATCCAAAGCTATAGATTGGCTTAAACTCAATTACAACCAAGCCTTGCGCGTTGAAGATCTCGCCGCGCAAGTACAAATGAGCACACCCACTTTCCACCATCACTTTAAACAACTTACCGCAATGAGCCCGCTGAAATATCAGAAATGGCTACGTTTAAATGAAGCAAAGCGCATGATGCTCAACGACCACCTCGACGCTTCCAGTGCGGCCTACGAAGTGGGCTACGAAAGTCCGTCGCAATTTAGCCGGGAATATGCACGCATGTTTGGCGCACCACCACGGCGGGATATTGAACAAATGCGGCGTTTGGCGGGTGGGGTGTAA
- a CDS encoding NADP-dependent 3-hydroxy acid dehydrogenase YdfG gives MIDNITGKVIVITGASSGMGEAAARHLAACGASVVLAARREERIAALQDELITAGYQAKAVATDVGNAEQMKRLINTTVATFGKVDVLINNAGLMPLAPLEELKIDEWDQMIDVNLKGTLYGIAAALPQMIEQKSGHIINVSSVYGHKLGPAATVYCATKHAVRTLSEGLRQEVKPYNIRTTIISPGAVATELLEHISNKEIQSQTKEFVNQIAIPADTFARMVAFAINEPENVDVNEILFRPTSQPI, from the coding sequence ATGATCGATAACATTACCGGCAAAGTGATCGTAATTACTGGCGCCAGCAGTGGTATGGGCGAAGCAGCCGCGCGGCACCTGGCAGCGTGTGGAGCGAGTGTCGTACTGGCTGCACGCCGCGAGGAACGCATAGCGGCACTGCAAGATGAATTAATTACGGCTGGTTACCAAGCCAAGGCCGTAGCAACTGATGTTGGCAATGCCGAGCAGATGAAACGCTTAATCAACACCACCGTAGCGACCTTCGGTAAAGTCGATGTGTTGATTAACAACGCAGGTCTCATGCCCTTGGCCCCGCTGGAGGAGTTAAAAATCGACGAGTGGGATCAAATGATTGATGTGAACTTGAAAGGCACGCTTTACGGAATTGCGGCCGCCCTACCCCAAATGATTGAACAGAAGTCTGGCCATATTATTAATGTGTCGTCCGTTTACGGCCACAAACTCGGCCCTGCGGCCACAGTGTATTGCGCCACCAAACACGCCGTGCGTACGCTCTCAGAAGGGCTGCGACAAGAAGTGAAACCCTACAACATTCGCACCACGATTATTTCACCCGGAGCGGTCGCTACCGAATTGTTGGAGCATATCAGCAACAAAGAAATTCAGTCACAGACCAAAGAGTTTGTTAATCAGATCGCGATACCCGCTGATACCTTCGCGCGCATGGTGGCCTTTGCGATTAACGAGCCCGAGAATGTCGATGTTAACGAAATTTTGTTCCGCCCAACCTCGCAACCCATTTAG
- a CDS encoding quercetin dioxygenase-like cupin family protein encodes MATDINPLNLKLGAKSIHVLPIHELEKSVSRKVFLAAIGFCCALAIAISPTVQAETNAPDKGANMIITKNGSQASIPGPDEWFTGRARIDPIHLEPQGESQLTSALVTFEPNARSNWHTHPRGQLLIVTSGKGWVQQEGQARKEINAGDSVWCPANQKHWHGATSTTAMSHIAIQEAKDGKNVEWLEVVTNKQYLD; translated from the coding sequence ATGGCGACTGATATCAACCCCCTTAATTTGAAGCTCGGTGCAAAGAGCATTCACGTCTTGCCAATACACGAGCTTGAAAAGAGCGTTAGCCGTAAAGTTTTTCTCGCAGCTATCGGGTTTTGTTGCGCGCTGGCAATTGCAATCAGCCCCACGGTACAAGCAGAAACAAACGCACCCGATAAAGGAGCAAACATGATTATCACTAAAAACGGATCACAAGCATCGATCCCCGGCCCCGATGAATGGTTTACCGGCCGGGCACGTATCGATCCTATTCACCTCGAGCCCCAGGGCGAATCACAACTCACTTCTGCATTGGTCACCTTCGAACCGAATGCGCGCAGTAACTGGCACACACACCCGCGCGGCCAATTGCTGATTGTGACTTCTGGTAAAGGCTGGGTTCAACAGGAAGGACAAGCTCGAAAAGAAATTAATGCGGGCGACAGCGTGTGGTGCCCGGCCAACCAAAAACACTGGCACGGCGCAACCAGCACAACCGCAATGAGCCATATCGCGATTCAAGAAGCAAAAGATGGTAAAAATGTGGAATGGTTGGAAGTTGTGACGAACAAACAATATCTGGATTAA
- a CDS encoding DNA-binding transcriptional MocR family regulator, with protein sequence MQATDAIRQLPSSYIREILQAAIAPDCLSLAGGLPNESLFPFEVLSRTFSAIGANIHEHTSLFQYGLTQGYPPLVDLLKTRYQLPGSHDILITTGSQQGIDLVARGYLAKGDGIALETPSYLGAIQAFSLTEAHLQGVTQQADGPDLQRLEDLFKTAKCKLFYAVPDFHNPTGCCWSRSVREQVAALCVRYNILFIEDAPYRELRFSGESLPMVASFCPEHAIVLRSFSKTTLPGLRLASLTGPKDLLLPLMRAKQAIDLHSNLPSQYILLHVLSDSHYSAHVQNLCEAYAMRCNTLCEALDTRLAEFGNYERVQGGMFLWFKLRYLEATAVARRSLEQGVAVVPSPVFYHHHQGVEQALRLNFSHLGVETLALAVERLARALGKI encoded by the coding sequence ATGCAAGCCACCGATGCCATTCGGCAACTTCCATCATCCTACATTCGTGAAATTCTCCAGGCTGCTATTGCGCCAGATTGCCTCTCTCTGGCGGGCGGTCTGCCCAACGAATCACTGTTTCCTTTCGAGGTGTTGAGTCGCACATTTAGCGCGATTGGTGCGAATATCCATGAGCACACAAGCCTGTTTCAATACGGATTAACTCAGGGCTACCCACCCTTAGTTGACCTCCTTAAAACCCGATATCAGTTACCTGGCAGTCACGACATACTGATTACCACGGGATCTCAGCAAGGCATTGACCTGGTGGCGCGTGGCTATCTTGCCAAGGGCGATGGTATCGCTCTGGAAACGCCCAGCTACCTCGGCGCAATTCAGGCGTTTTCGCTTACTGAAGCTCATTTACAAGGTGTAACACAACAGGCCGATGGCCCCGACTTGCAGCGGCTAGAAGACTTGTTCAAAACGGCGAAGTGCAAACTGTTTTACGCTGTACCCGATTTCCACAACCCCACGGGTTGTTGCTGGTCGCGCAGCGTACGTGAGCAGGTGGCCGCCTTGTGCGTTCGCTATAACATACTCTTCATCGAGGATGCCCCCTACCGTGAATTGCGCTTCAGTGGTGAAAGCCTGCCCATGGTGGCGAGCTTCTGTCCGGAGCACGCTATTGTGTTGCGCTCCTTTTCAAAAACCACGTTGCCAGGCTTGCGTCTTGCCAGCCTTACTGGGCCGAAAGACCTGCTGCTGCCGCTGATGCGTGCAAAGCAGGCCATCGATTTGCACAGTAATCTGCCGAGCCAATATATTTTATTGCACGTGTTAAGCGATTCGCATTACAGCGCCCATGTACAAAACCTCTGTGAAGCTTACGCGATGCGCTGTAACACATTATGCGAGGCATTGGATACACGTTTAGCGGAATTTGGAAATTATGAAAGAGTGCAGGGCGGCATGTTTCTGTGGTTTAAACTTCGATATCTGGAAGCTACGGCCGTTGCTCGGCGCAGTTTGGAGCAGGGCGTTGCTGTAGTGCCAAGCCCGGTATTTTATCATCACCATCAAGGTGTTGAGCAGGCCTTACGGCTTAATTTTAGTCATTTGGGAGTAGAGACACTTGCGCTTGCTGTCGAACGTTTAGCGCGGGCCTTAGGGAAAATCTGA
- a CDS encoding AraC family transcriptional regulator has translation MLMSTSSLSRINDVLYEIHRDIAADLPAAHLARVAAFSEQHFHRVFAAHMGESVHRYIARIRMEQAANQLMFDHSSKVVDIALKCGYKSLSSFTRTFKSRMGMSPGEWRKHHAISAEPDFMQVPEISAGYRRIATSPLAAPTIIETQPKRVAYMRHQGYNRNIQKTWQTLVLWAYEHQIEDKNQFALLHSNPALVPLDECRYVACIATDKPLLKRSKVNSLVIPGGLHARFHLCGIYGEFIPYLNRIMTEWAPSSGFKLKTTPTWVEYKKNQFMDEQGRFDLLLFLPVSFY, from the coding sequence ATGCTTATGTCAACCAGTAGCCTGTCCCGTATTAACGATGTGCTCTACGAGATTCATCGTGATATCGCCGCCGATCTACCTGCGGCACATCTGGCTCGCGTGGCGGCCTTCTCAGAGCAGCATTTTCATCGCGTGTTCGCCGCCCATATGGGGGAATCCGTACATCGCTATATAGCGCGAATTCGCATGGAGCAAGCTGCAAACCAATTGATGTTTGATCACAGCTCGAAGGTAGTTGATATTGCCCTTAAATGTGGCTACAAATCGCTTTCGTCATTTACCCGTACCTTTAAATCACGTATGGGTATGTCGCCTGGGGAATGGCGCAAGCATCACGCAATCTCTGCCGAACCGGATTTTATGCAAGTACCAGAAATCTCAGCAGGCTACCGACGTATTGCCACGAGCCCGCTTGCCGCCCCGACAATAATCGAAACCCAGCCCAAACGCGTGGCTTACATGCGACACCAAGGTTACAACCGCAACATTCAGAAAACCTGGCAAACGCTTGTGCTTTGGGCGTATGAACATCAAATTGAGGATAAGAATCAGTTTGCATTGTTGCATTCCAATCCTGCCCTGGTGCCATTGGACGAGTGTCGCTATGTCGCCTGTATCGCGACGGATAAACCACTGCTAAAACGCAGCAAAGTTAACAGCCTGGTTATTCCCGGGGGCTTGCATGCACGCTTTCATCTCTGCGGTATTTACGGGGAATTTATTCCTTATTTAAACCGAATTATGACGGAGTGGGCACCCAGTTCCGGGTTTAAATTAAAAACTACACCAACCTGGGTTGAATATAAGAAAAATCAGTTTATGGATGAACAGGGGCGCTTCGATTTATTGTTATTTTTGCCGGTGTCGTTTTATTAA
- a CDS encoding GH35 family endo-1,4-beta-xylanase yields the protein MSISRNILLVLAFSFIAACGGGSSSQSPSPSTEPTAIPTVEPTVVPTTLPTEMPTAIPTAEPTVIPNPSELGVSVINTQLADASFWGGDNDGEAIGSRSMVSVDHANFDVAVRLTVTNPNGEFWNGQLSFPTIANVTAGDVLLAHFFMRSIENSYESGNSFVSAFIEEHDNFAKYLNREVSAAGDWVEYYLPVEIPDSQASGNMSLKFGFGAGDRPQVLEIGGVELLNFGSIDIALLPATQPTYGGRDENAAWRAAAAARIEQYRKGDFQIQVLNSSGEPAPSASVSIEFQKHAYHFGSVTVGHILMDSQSDAVSDADSAMYRQKVLELFNQSGPENDLKWAPWEGEWGANFTQTQTLNALQWLRDNGLYTRGHVMVWPSKRNLPELIQEYLPEDDPANADPIAKQIVLDHIDDIGSATANYVDEWDVVNEPYDNHYLMDAFGNSVMIDWFNQARANLPSHGLYLNDYAILSAGGRNYAHQNHFESTLQYLVDNGAPITGMGMQSHFGESPTDIEVVYNILERFHTAFPTLDIRSTEFDVSTTDEQLQADYTRDFLTIFFSHPATVGVQLWGFWEGAHWRDYAAMYDLDWREKPNALAWKEQIYNLWWNDFSLVSDASGFVNERGYYGDYKATITLEGETREFDFSLQPNSTGEYIFTFQE from the coding sequence ATGTCCATTTCACGCAACATTCTTCTCGTTCTCGCTTTTTCGTTTATCGCTGCCTGTGGGGGTGGTTCATCGTCGCAAAGCCCGTCTCCCTCGACTGAGCCAACCGCGATACCGACAGTAGAGCCGACTGTGGTTCCCACTACACTACCCACCGAAATGCCCACCGCAATACCCACAGCCGAGCCAACGGTTATTCCCAACCCGAGCGAACTTGGTGTTTCCGTGATTAATACACAGCTCGCCGATGCCTCATTTTGGGGGGGCGATAACGACGGCGAGGCGATCGGCAGTCGCAGCATGGTTTCGGTCGATCATGCTAATTTTGATGTTGCGGTACGTTTAACAGTGACGAATCCCAACGGCGAATTCTGGAATGGTCAGTTATCTTTTCCCACCATCGCCAACGTAACAGCCGGGGATGTGTTACTCGCGCATTTTTTTATGCGCTCTATAGAAAATAGCTACGAAAGTGGCAACAGTTTTGTTTCGGCTTTTATTGAAGAGCACGACAATTTTGCCAAATATCTCAATCGCGAAGTGTCTGCGGCGGGTGATTGGGTGGAATATTATTTACCCGTAGAAATTCCTGACAGTCAGGCCAGCGGCAATATGTCGCTTAAGTTTGGCTTTGGTGCGGGTGACCGACCCCAGGTATTGGAAATTGGTGGTGTGGAATTATTGAATTTTGGCAGTATCGATATCGCCTTGTTACCAGCGACTCAACCTACTTATGGTGGTCGCGACGAAAATGCTGCATGGCGTGCAGCAGCTGCTGCGCGTATTGAACAATACCGCAAAGGTGATTTTCAAATTCAAGTCTTAAATAGCAGTGGAGAGCCCGCGCCCAGCGCCAGCGTTAGCATTGAATTTCAGAAACACGCCTACCATTTTGGGTCGGTAACAGTGGGCCATATATTAATGGATAGCCAAAGCGACGCAGTAAGCGATGCCGACAGTGCTATGTACCGCCAGAAAGTGTTGGAACTGTTTAACCAGAGCGGCCCGGAAAACGATCTGAAATGGGCTCCCTGGGAAGGTGAATGGGGTGCGAACTTTACTCAAACACAAACCCTTAATGCCTTGCAATGGTTACGGGATAATGGCCTGTATACTCGAGGCCACGTTATGGTATGGCCTTCGAAACGCAATTTGCCTGAATTAATACAAGAATATTTACCGGAAGATGACCCGGCCAACGCCGACCCGATAGCAAAGCAAATAGTGCTGGATCATATCGATGATATTGGCTCGGCAACGGCGAATTATGTCGACGAGTGGGATGTCGTGAACGAACCTTACGATAATCATTATCTAATGGATGCTTTTGGCAATAGTGTGATGATCGATTGGTTTAATCAGGCTCGCGCAAATCTACCGAGTCATGGCTTATATCTCAATGACTACGCGATACTTTCTGCTGGCGGTAGAAATTACGCGCATCAGAATCATTTCGAATCAACCCTGCAATACCTGGTGGACAACGGCGCCCCCATTACCGGCATGGGTATGCAAAGCCACTTTGGAGAATCGCCAACGGATATTGAAGTGGTTTACAACATTCTTGAGCGTTTTCATACGGCATTCCCCACGCTCGATATTCGCTCTACCGAATTCGATGTGAGTACCACAGACGAACAATTACAGGCCGACTACACGCGTGACTTCCTTACGATTTTCTTCAGCCATCCCGCGACTGTTGGGGTTCAACTGTGGGGATTCTGGGAAGGCGCCCACTGGCGGGATTACGCTGCGATGTACGATCTGGATTGGCGGGAAAAACCCAACGCGCTTGCTTGGAAAGAGCAGATCTACAACCTGTGGTGGAACGATTTCTCACTGGTGAGCGACGCTTCCGGTTTTGTGAACGAGCGCGGTTATTATGGCGACTACAAAGCAACGATTACACTCGAGGGTGAAACGCGCGAGTTCGATTTTAGTCTGCAGCCAAACAGCACCGGAGAATATATTTTCACTTTTCAGGAATAG
- a CDS encoding catalase-peroxidase — protein sequence MTISIRGIRNFNAGKLWLSLASGLALSLASQLTLCEPQYTNEPKNAMASSASQLGEVRSNQFWWPDQLDLAPLRDHDARSNPLGKDFNYADAFKKLDLAAVKKDIDTLLTSSQDWWPADFGNYGPFFIRMAWHSSGTYRTLDGRGGGGGGQQRFDPLNSWPDNGNLDKARRLLWPIKQKYGESLSWGDLMILAGNVALENMGFKTFGFAGGRADDWEPDLVYWGPELEMLASDRQERDGKLQRPLGATHMGLIYVNPEGPMGKPDPVGSAKNIRVAFGRMAMNDEETVALVAGGHTFGKMHGAHKPGDCLGAEPGAAAIEEQGLGWKNKCGKGHSEDTITSGLEGAWTQSPTQFTTLYLQNLLNNEWEQTRSPAGAIQWVPKNKSLHSTVPDAHVKGKFNSPVMTTADLALKYDPAYKKIATRFLANPDEFQLAFAKAWYKLTHRDMGPSTRYLGNEVPNDTLIWQDPIPPVDYKLVNDKQIKKLKKELLDSGLTVPELVRTAWASAATFRNSDMRGGANGARLALAPQKDWMVNNPSESAKVIGKLREIQKSFNESSRNTQISLADLIVLGGAAAVEKAAKDAGIKVAVNFMPGRNDATQEQTDVESFALLELQADGFRNYYNPTDSYRSPTEMLVDKADQLNLTVPEMTVLLGGMRVLDANSNGVKHGVFTDKPGTLNNQFFVRLLDMSIQWRKSKSEGLYEGVDRKTGNVKYTATPVDLIFGSNSELRAVAEVYAYNNAAARFANDFAKAWSKVMQLDRFDLHP from the coding sequence ATGACGATTAGTATTCGAGGTATAAGGAATTTCAACGCTGGCAAACTTTGGCTTTCGCTCGCTTCAGGTTTGGCACTGTCACTTGCTTCTCAATTAACACTTTGTGAACCTCAATATACCAATGAGCCCAAGAACGCGATGGCTTCCAGTGCATCTCAATTGGGTGAAGTTAGATCCAACCAGTTTTGGTGGCCAGATCAACTGGATCTTGCACCACTGCGAGATCACGATGCACGCTCTAACCCGCTTGGTAAAGACTTTAATTATGCGGATGCTTTTAAAAAACTCGATTTGGCTGCAGTTAAAAAAGATATTGATACCCTGCTTACCAGCTCACAAGATTGGTGGCCCGCCGATTTTGGTAATTACGGGCCTTTCTTTATTCGCATGGCCTGGCACAGTTCGGGTACCTATCGAACTCTAGACGGCCGTGGTGGCGGTGGCGGAGGGCAACAACGATTCGACCCGCTAAACAGCTGGCCCGATAACGGCAACCTCGACAAAGCGCGCCGCCTGCTTTGGCCCATCAAACAAAAATATGGTGAAAGCCTTTCCTGGGGAGATTTAATGATACTCGCCGGTAATGTAGCACTGGAAAATATGGGTTTTAAAACTTTCGGTTTTGCCGGTGGCCGTGCCGACGATTGGGAACCCGACCTTGTCTATTGGGGGCCGGAACTGGAAATGCTTGCCAGCGATCGCCAGGAGCGTGACGGCAAATTACAGCGCCCGCTGGGAGCAACACACATGGGTTTAATTTATGTGAACCCGGAAGGCCCCATGGGCAAACCCGACCCGGTTGGTTCGGCGAAAAATATTCGCGTCGCGTTCGGGCGTATGGCGATGAATGACGAAGAAACTGTAGCGCTGGTCGCCGGCGGGCATACCTTTGGCAAGATGCATGGTGCCCATAAACCGGGTGACTGCCTGGGTGCGGAACCTGGCGCTGCTGCTATTGAAGAACAGGGGCTCGGCTGGAAAAACAAATGTGGCAAGGGTCACTCTGAAGATACCATCACCAGCGGTTTGGAAGGTGCCTGGACGCAATCACCCACACAGTTCACCACACTCTATTTACAAAATTTGTTGAATAACGAGTGGGAGCAAACCCGCAGCCCTGCCGGGGCCATTCAATGGGTACCTAAAAATAAATCGTTACACTCTACCGTGCCAGATGCGCATGTTAAGGGTAAATTTAATTCACCAGTAATGACCACGGCAGATTTGGCGTTAAAATACGACCCGGCTTACAAAAAGATTGCAACTCGCTTTTTAGCAAACCCGGATGAATTTCAACTTGCCTTCGCAAAAGCCTGGTACAAACTTACGCACCGCGATATGGGGCCAAGCACTCGCTATTTGGGTAACGAAGTTCCCAATGATACGCTGATCTGGCAAGATCCCATCCCCCCCGTGGATTACAAACTCGTAAACGATAAGCAGATTAAAAAGCTTAAAAAAGAGCTTCTCGATTCCGGCCTCACCGTACCCGAGCTGGTGCGTACTGCCTGGGCTTCAGCGGCCACCTTCCGCAACAGCGATATGCGCGGTGGTGCCAATGGTGCGCGCCTGGCATTGGCGCCCCAAAAGGACTGGATGGTAAATAACCCCAGTGAAAGCGCCAAAGTAATTGGCAAATTGCGTGAGATCCAAAAATCATTTAATGAATCTTCACGCAATACCCAAATTTCTCTGGCAGATTTAATCGTGCTTGGTGGTGCAGCCGCGGTGGAAAAAGCGGCGAAAGATGCGGGAATTAAAGTCGCCGTTAATTTTATGCCCGGCAGAAACGACGCAACACAGGAACAAACAGATGTGGAGTCTTTCGCTTTGTTGGAACTCCAGGCCGACGGCTTCCGCAATTATTACAACCCTACCGACAGCTATCGCTCGCCGACTGAAATGCTGGTCGATAAAGCCGATCAGCTAAACCTCACAGTTCCAGAAATGACAGTATTGCTGGGTGGCATGCGCGTATTGGATGCGAACAGCAACGGCGTAAAGCACGGAGTATTCACCGATAAGCCTGGCACCTTGAATAACCAATTCTTCGTTAGGCTGTTAGATATGTCTATCCAATGGCGTAAATCCAAGAGCGAAGGCTTGTATGAAGGCGTCGATCGCAAAACCGGTAACGTAAAATACACTGCGACACCCGTGGATTTGATATTTGGTTCCAATTCCGAACTGCGTGCAGTGGCTGAAGTGTATGCCTACAATAACGCTGCAGCTCGGTTCGCTAACGACTTTGCAAAAGCCTGGAGCAAAGTGATGCAGTTGGATCGCTTTGATTTACACCCATAA
- a CDS encoding ceramidase has product MIDNYCERTADGLFNEPLNAITNLAFFIAGFLLLRLYRGKVNRGDSLLIVHLFLIGSGSLLFHTFANTTTLLLDVIPILSFQLIWLWLVCIRIFKVSALLSSVLTVAYLGFSFIVAALPDPSHGSIGYLAPLTVIASLGILMYRSHTAGAQALLLGAGIFTVSLTLRSVDQALCTLWPVGTHFIWHCLNAVVLYLCASVVLEAKRFIARQ; this is encoded by the coding sequence ATGATCGATAATTATTGCGAGCGAACAGCAGATGGGCTATTCAACGAACCCCTTAACGCAATCACTAATCTCGCTTTTTTTATTGCAGGTTTTCTGCTGCTACGTCTCTACCGGGGAAAGGTTAACCGTGGCGACTCTTTGTTGATCGTTCACTTGTTTTTAATTGGCAGCGGTAGCTTGCTGTTCCATACATTTGCCAACACAACCACACTGCTGCTGGATGTCATACCTATATTGAGTTTTCAACTGATTTGGCTGTGGCTGGTGTGTATTCGAATATTTAAGGTATCGGCATTACTAAGCAGTGTTCTCACCGTTGCATATCTGGGGTTTTCATTTATTGTTGCAGCACTGCCCGACCCTAGCCATGGCTCTATTGGGTATTTGGCACCACTGACGGTGATAGCGAGCTTGGGTATACTCATGTATCGCTCCCATACCGCGGGTGCCCAAGCGCTGCTCTTAGGTGCAGGGATTTTTACTGTCTCGTTAACACTGCGTTCAGTGGACCAAGCGCTTTGCACACTCTGGCCGGTGGGTACACATTTCATTTGGCATTGTTTGAATGCCGTGGTGCTTTACCTGTGTGCAAGTGTCGTCCTAGAAGCCAAGAGATTTATAGCACGGCAATAA
- a CDS encoding tetratricopeptide repeat protein: MKFAAVTSLVIVLSLCAACVMAERDTDAERQAAVEAMDKPLYSPFIERYVLDELKQLRIEQAQTKQELIQQIVDREHHSVDRAVTYATDTVTYFFYLIAAATSVLVLVGWSSIRDIKERVHSLADQEISDLIHEYENRLATIEKQLQQKTQHIEENREAIELTKEVQSLWLRAQQDHSPANKIIIYDEILKLRHDDCEALTYKADAVLELNEPQWAANLCHQALKIDPDNSHAFYQLACAYTEMQQFDEAARFLAEAVARRESYLDDVHEDPMLQALVASDAFKEFDGALNRPADSADA; the protein is encoded by the coding sequence ATGAAATTTGCGGCGGTTACAAGCTTGGTAATAGTGCTATCACTTTGTGCGGCCTGTGTTATGGCAGAGAGAGATACTGACGCAGAGCGCCAGGCCGCCGTCGAGGCAATGGACAAGCCACTTTATTCACCTTTTATCGAGCGTTATGTGTTGGATGAGCTTAAGCAATTGCGTATCGAGCAAGCGCAAACCAAGCAAGAACTTATCCAACAAATTGTGGACCGAGAGCATCACTCGGTGGATCGCGCTGTGACTTACGCTACCGATACCGTTACCTATTTTTTCTACCTGATTGCAGCGGCCACTTCAGTTCTGGTCTTGGTGGGCTGGTCGTCTATCAGGGATATTAAAGAGCGGGTTCACTCCCTGGCTGATCAGGAAATATCAGATCTCATTCACGAATACGAAAATCGTCTTGCCACTATTGAAAAACAGTTGCAGCAAAAAACCCAGCATATCGAAGAAAATCGTGAAGCCATAGAGCTCACCAAGGAGGTGCAATCTCTGTGGTTGCGTGCGCAACAAGATCACTCGCCGGCCAATAAAATAATTATTTATGATGAGATTTTGAAACTTCGCCACGATGACTGTGAAGCGCTTACCTATAAAGCCGATGCTGTATTGGAGCTCAACGAACCTCAGTGGGCGGCGAACTTGTGCCATCAGGCACTTAAAATCGATCCAGATAATAGCCACGCTTTTTACCAGCTGGCTTGCGCCTACACTGAAATGCAGCAATTCGACGAAGCCGCGCGTTTTCTGGCAGAGGCCGTTGCGCGACGCGAGAGTTATCTCGACGATGTGCATGAAGATCCGATGCTGCAAGCGCTCGTGGCCAGCGACGCGTTCAAAGAATTCGATGGTGCTCTCAACAGGCCAGCTGATTCCGCGGACGCATAG
- a CDS encoding L-ectoine synthase, with amino-acid sequence MIVRTLNEAKSSNRRIVSPDGNWESTRLLLKDDNMGFSFHITTIYQGADFRMHYQNHLESVYCIAGRGEVETQCDGKKYPIAPGTVYILDKHDAHILRAFDEMTLACVFNPPLNGKEVHNADGAYELDCEALATV; translated from the coding sequence ATGATTGTTCGAACACTTAATGAAGCGAAAAGCTCCAACCGGCGAATTGTATCGCCCGATGGCAATTGGGAAAGTACCCGGCTATTACTGAAAGATGACAACATGGGGTTTTCTTTTCACATCACTACTATTTACCAAGGTGCCGATTTTCGCATGCACTATCAAAATCACCTGGAGTCAGTTTACTGTATCGCTGGCCGGGGTGAGGTGGAAACCCAATGTGACGGAAAAAAATACCCAATTGCACCCGGCACCGTCTATATTCTCGATAAACACGACGCGCATATTTTGCGTGCTTTTGACGAAATGACCTTGGCCTGTGTTTTTAATCCACCATTGAATGGCAAGGAGGTGCACAATGCCGATGGCGCCTATGAGCTGGATTGTGAGGCACTTGCAACAGTTTGA